The DNA window CTCTGGCATGCCGACGGCGGCACGGCCCGCCATGACGCCGTGGCATGGGGCTATGCCAGGCATGCCGGCGCGCGCGGCGTGGAGATCCACCAGCGCACCGAGGTGACCGGCATCGAGCACGCGGGCGACCGGGTCACCCACATCAGGACGAACCGTGGAACGATCGCCGCGGGCCAGGTGCTGCAGGCCGTCGGCGGGCTCAACGGCCAGGTCGCCGCCATGGCGGGCATCCGGCTGCCGATACGCTGCTTCCCGCTGCAGGCGATGGTGACGCAGCCGCTGAAGCCATTCCTGGACATCCTCGTCTCGTCGGCCAATCTGCACACCTATCTGGTGCAGTCCTCGCGTGGCGAGGTCGTCATCGGTGGCGGCTCCGATCCCTACCAGCTGGCCTCGACGCGCTCGACGCTGGACCAGAAGGAACATCTCGCCGAAGGCGCGCTGCACCTCTTCCCCTTCCTGCACAAGGTCAAGCTCTTGCGGCAGTGGGCCGGGATCACCGACATGACGCCCGACTACAGCCCGATCATGGGCGCCTCGCCATTGCGGAACTATTGGCTCGACTGCGGCTGGGGCACCTGGGGCTTCAAGGCGACGCCCGTGGCCGGCAAACGCATGGCCGAGACCATCGCCACCGGGCGCGTGCCCGATATCCTCAAACCATTCGACCTCAGCCGGTTCGACAGCTTCGCGCTGCTGAACGAAATGGGCGCCACGGCCGCCAGCCACTGACGAGTATTCCGATGAAGCTCTTGACCTGCCCGGTGAACGGCCCGCGCAACATCACCGAATTTCAGTATCTCGGACCGGTCCGCGAGGCCAGCGCCGACCAGCCCGAGCAACTGATCGAAGCCCTGTTCCATGCCGAGAACCCGCTCGGCGTGATGCGGGAGTGGTGGCGGCACACCCCGTCCAACACCGTGCTGATCGCGGAACGCCACACCGTCAGCGACCAGATCCTCGCCACCTATCTTCCCAATCGAAAGCCTGCCTAACATGACCGAACGGCTGCCGCTTCCCTGGGGATCGCGCCTCGACCGCACCCAAAAAATCCGTTTCGCCTTCGACGGCCGACCGCTCGAAGGTTTCGCCGGCGACTGCATTGCCTCCGCCATGGCCGGCAGCGGCCGCTGGATCCTGTCGCGCTCCTTCAAGTATCACCGTACGCGCGGCATCCTCACCATGGCCGGGCAGGACGCCAATACGCTGGTGCAACTGCCTGACGAGCCGAATGTGCGGGCTGATCTGCGTCCGATCGCCGAAGGGCTGGAGGTCACTGCCCAGAACGTCTACGGCACCGCCGAACGTGACCGTGGCGCGGTGCTCGACAGGTTGGGCCGCTTCATGCCCGTCGGGTTCTATTACCGTGGCTTCTTTGGCCCCGGCGCGAAAAGCTGGCTCAAATTCTGGGAGCCGATGATCCGCAGATCGGCCGGACTCGGCAAGGTCGACCTCACCGCCGGTCATGGCCATTACATCAGGGAAAACCTGCACACCGATGTGCTGGTCGTCGGCGCTGGCCCGGCAGGGCTTTCGGCGGCCGTCAAGGCAGCCGAAGCGGGTGCGCGGGTGCTGCTGGTCGACTTGAACCCGGAAATCGGCGGCGCCTTGACCTATGCGCGCTTCGGCCTCGATACGGCGGAGGCCGATGCGACCTTGCGGGCGCTGCGCGACGCTGCCGAGAAGCTCGGCAATCTGCGGGTGCTGACCGGCGCCACCTGCAATGGCTGGTTCGCCGACAACTGGCTTCCGGTGCTGCAGGGCGAGACGCTCTATCGCGTTCGCGCCAAGCAGGTCGTGGTGGCCGCGGGATCGCATGAACAACCCTTGGTGTTTCGCAACAACGACCTGCCGGGCATCCTCCTGTCGTCCGCGGCGCAGCGGCTGATGCGCCACTACGCGGTTCGCCCTGGCCGGCGCGCCGTGGTCTTTGCTGGCAACGGGGACGGATATCTCGCCGCTCACGACCTTCTCGATGCAGGCGTGTCCCTGGCCGCCGTTCTCGACCCGGCAACCGATGCGTCCGACAAAACCCTCGCGCGACACCTCGTCGAGCGCGGCGTCAGGATCATCCAGAATGTCACCGTCATGGAAGCGCTGGGGACGGGAGGCAATCGCCATATAAGAGCCATCCGCTTCAGCACGCCCGAACATGGCGCGGAACTGCTGGAGTGCGATCACCTGGTGGTGGCGGCGGGCTACACGCCGTCCTACCAGCTGCCGCTGCATGCCGGCGCGAAGCTGGGATTTGACGAGACCAGCCGGCAATTCGTGCTGAGCAATCTGCCGGAGGCGTTTCATGTCGCCGGCTCGGCGGCAGGCTGTTTCGAGCTGAACTCGGTGCTGCGCAGCGGCGAGATCGCGGGCGCGGCGGCGGCGCGGGGGGCGGGGCATGATGCCGACCTGCCGGCGATCATCCCGGATGCCAGCGCGGCGGCGATGAACCATTTTCAATCGCTGTCCGCGCACGCCAAGGGGCGTGACTTCGTGGACTTCGACGAGGACCTGCAGGTCAAGGATATCAGGAACGCCGTCAGCGACGGCTATAGCGAGCTTGAACTGGTGAAGCGCTATTCCACCGTCGGCATGGGGCCGTCGCAGGGCCGGCATTCGGCTTTGATGACGGCCAGGATCGTCGCGGCGGAGACGGGCCGCACGGTGGGCGAGGTGGGCATCACCACGTCGCGGCCGCCATTCGGCCCGGAAAAATTGGGACTTCTGGCCGGCCCTAACCATGTGCCCTACAGGCATACGGCGATCCACGCCGAACATGTCGCAAGCGGCGCGAAGCTGACACCCGCCGGTGCGTGGTGGCGACCGCTGCACTACGGCGGAGGCGGCGATGTCCCCAAGACGATCTCCGACGAGGTCAGGCTGGTGCGTGACAAGGTCGGCATGCTTGACGTTTCGACCCTGGGCAAGCTGGCGATACGAGGGCCGGATGCCGGTGCTTTCCTCGACCGCATCTATACGATGGCGCATGCCAGGCAGCCGGTGGGGCGCGTGCGCTATTGCCTGATGCTGAACGACATGGGATCGGTCATCGACGACGGGGTGGCTTACCGCATGTCCGAGACCGAATTCTACGTGACCGCCACCACCGGCGCCGTCGCCCGCGTCTTTACCGACATGCTGTTCGCGAACACGCAATGGGGCATGCGGGTCGATATCCAGAACGTCACCGCCGCCTTCGCGGCGATCAATGTCACCGGCCCTTCGGCACGCAAGGTTCTCGAGGCGCTCGGCGGGGACATCGATCTCTCCCCGGAGGGCTTCCCCTACCTCAATGGCCGCAGCGGCGTGATCGGCGGATGCCCGGTCCGGGTCATGCGCATCGGCTTCACCGGCGAACTGAGCTATGAGCTTCATGTGCCGCAATCCTTCGGCGCGGCGCTCTGGCGAAAGCTGCTGGAGGTGGGCGCCCCCCACGGGCTGCAACCCTATGGGCTGGAAGCCTCGCGAATCCTGCGTCTGGAAAAGGGGCACATCATCATCGGCCAGGATACCGACGCGCTCTCGACTCCCGATGAACTGGGCATGGGGTGGGCGCTGTCGAAGACCAAGACGCGCTATGTCGGCAAGACCGCCATCGAGGCGCGCGCCAGGCTGGGCCTGAAGCGCAAGCTTTGCGGCTTCGAACTGCCCGAGGGGCACGGCATCCGGCTGGCGGAATCCTGTCTTGTGCTGCGCGACGGACGTCCTGTGGGTTTCGTCACCTCGACCTGCTTCTCGCCGACGCTGGGCAAATGGATCGGACTGGCCTACGCCGACCCGCGTGACGCGGCGCCGGGATCCAGCCTGCGCATACGCGGCCTGTGCGGCAAGGAACTGCAGGCCAAGGTGGTGCCGACGCCGTTCCATGACCCCGAAAACCAGCGGCAGGAGATGTAGGATGCCCCCGAGCAGCCATTCCGCATCGGTCGGTCAGGGTATTGATTCCAGTCTGCGCCACCACGCCCTGGCGCGGCGCCTCGCACGCAGGGATGGACCGCCCGGAGCGCAGGAGAACGTCGTGCTCGACTGCACGCTGATCGAGCGGTTCGGGCTGCGCGGTCCCGGCACGATGGACTGGCTCGGTGAAGCAGGTCTATCGACGCCGGAAACGGTGAATACCGCCATTGTCTTGCCTTGCGGCACGTCGGTGCTGCGACTTGGCCAGCAGGAGGTGCTGCTGGCGGCGCCTCCCGGCGGCAGCGGTGCGCGGTTGCGCGACCTGCGCAAGGCCTGGCGCGACAGTGCGCTTCCCTCCAAGGGATATGACGCCTATCGCGACGAAGGCTGGGCGTGGTTCGTGATATCGGGCCCGGCGTCGCCCGCGCTGATGCGGCGGATCTCGATGGCCGATCTAAGGCCGGAAAGCCTCAAGGCCGGCGATCTCTCCCAGACCCGCGCCTTGCATCTGGATGCGGTCGTTGCCCGCTTCGACCGCTTCGGCGCGATATCCTATGACGTTTTCTTCGACATCGCCTCGGCGGCGTTTGCACTGGATGTCCTGACCGAGACGGCCGCGGGAACGAATGCCGGCTTTCAACTGGCGGCTCTCCACCCCGCGGGATAGTTCGGTCCTCGCCTGTTTCCCGCTCGGGTCGCGGTGACCATCACGCTGCCGTGTCGCGGGAGGACCGTTGTGGATCCGAACTGTTGCCGCTCACGCGCGATAGCGGTCGACGAGGGTCACCAGACGCTCGCAGGCCGCAACGGCGGCGGCGTGGTCCTGCGAAAAGTTCAGGCGGACGCTGCTTTCGGAAAACGGACTGAATTCCGTTCCGGGTGTCACGATGACGCCCGCTTGCAGGCGCAGGATGCGGACAAAATCGCCACCCGCCACGGCCAGGCGGGGCAGAGCCGGAAAGATGTAGCTGCCAGCCTCGGTCGTGCGGACCTGGATTCCGGAAGTGGCGCGGAAAACCTTCAACAAATCATCGCGGATCGCCTGGTGCTCGCGGATGCGCTGGTCCATCCAGCCAGCCGGTTCGTCGAACCAGCTGCGCAAAACGGCCTGGCTGTAGCCGCCAGCGCGCAAGGAGACGATGGCTTGCAGCTTCTCCATCCGGGCAATGATTTCTCGCGATCCGAAGGCCACCCCCAGCCGATAACCGCTGAGCGATTCCGTCTTCGATGGCCCCATGATGGTCACGACGTTTTCCGCGTCCAGCTTCTGCGCGCGCAAGTGAGTGTAGTCCACGCCGGCATACAGCAGGCGCGAGTAAAGCTGGTCGACGATGACGGTCGCGCCGTATTGGCTTGCCAGCGCGGCAATGGCCTCGATCTCCGCTCGGGAGTAGACCACGCCGGCCGGATTGTTTGGGTTCGAGAACAGGAAGATTTTTGCGCCCGACCTGAATGCGTCTTCCAACTGGCTGAGATCGAGGCCCGAACGGCCTTCGGCCGTTGCGTAGTCCATCCGGACGGGCATCATTTCGCCCTCGCAGAATTCCACCAGTTTGCGGTTGGCGAAATAATCGGGCTGGACGATCGCCACCTTGTCGCCCCGCGACACGGTGGAGGCGACGGCCAGGAACAGCGCGCCCTGCGTGCCGGGGGTGATGATCAGGCCGTCACGCGCATCGACAGGGGCTCCGGTGAAGCCTGCCAGCCGCGTGGCCAGTTCTTCGCGGATGCCGAGATCGCCGCGATATTCCGTGTAGGCCTGCCTGCCGCCGGCTTCGACGCCGGCCGAGAAGACCTCGAACGAGCCGGGTGTCGGGGTGAACGCGTCCACGTCGCCATGCGAAAAATCCACCGGTCGGCCGGTGATCGCGTCGCCCAGCAATATGGCGTCGATCCCGCCGGACAACTGGCGGCTCTCCTGTCCGGGCGCCGCGTCGGTGCCGAGGCCGCTGAATTTGCTCTGGATCGTCATCGGAAATTCCTGAGTGAAGGCACTGCCGCTCCCGCGATGCCATAGCGGCACATATCAAGCAACGAAATTTGGAAGATGGAACCCGCCGATTTCCGGACAGCTTTCCGACCCTCGCGGATGCGGTTCGATCGCGAAGGCATATCGGCTGTGTTTCAACATCGTGATGACAGACACCGGCCAGAAAGCGCATTCGGCATCAAAAAAGCGAAGCGGGATTGCGCCGCAAATGCTCTTGTTGTACGAACGTTCAACAAGAGCATTTGCGGGTACCTGCCGTGGTACGAACCGAGTTTCCCTTTGCCGTCGAAACCGTCGATCCGCTGTGGATCACGCTGGCCGACGGCACCCGCATTGCCGCCACGCTGTGGCGTCCGCGCACCGAAGGCAAGGTGCCGGTCGTCGTCGAGATGGTGCCTTATCGCCGCCGCGACGGCACCGTGGCGCGCGACATCGACATCCACCCCTGGCTGGCTGGGCACGGCGTCGCCTGCGCCCGCATCGATATCAGGGGCTCGGGCGATTCCGACGGCGATCTCGCCGACGA is part of the Mesorhizobium loti genome and encodes:
- a CDS encoding FAD-dependent oxidoreductase, whose amino-acid sequence is MPFSLLKYGLRARHVSFRDIPPTPDLKRSYDVVIIGGGGHGLAAAYYLSNLHGIRNVAVLEKGYLAGGNTARNTTTIRSNYMTEESVRFYKEGVELFETMSRDLGFNVMFSQRGQLTLAHSEATLRSFHLRAEMGKHMGTRIEVVDVRTVKELCPHLNLDLGGQHEVMGGLWHADGGTARHDAVAWGYARHAGARGVEIHQRTEVTGIEHAGDRVTHIRTNRGTIAAGQVLQAVGGLNGQVAAMAGIRLPIRCFPLQAMVTQPLKPFLDILVSSANLHTYLVQSSRGEVVIGGGSDPYQLASTRSTLDQKEHLAEGALHLFPFLHKVKLLRQWAGITDMTPDYSPIMGASPLRNYWLDCGWGTWGFKATPVAGKRMAETIATGRVPDILKPFDLSRFDSFALLNEMGATAASH
- a CDS encoding sarcosine oxidase subunit delta codes for the protein MKLLTCPVNGPRNITEFQYLGPVREASADQPEQLIEALFHAENPLGVMREWWRHTPSNTVLIAERHTVSDQILATYLPNRKPA
- a CDS encoding 2Fe-2S iron-sulfur cluster-binding protein; translation: MTERLPLPWGSRLDRTQKIRFAFDGRPLEGFAGDCIASAMAGSGRWILSRSFKYHRTRGILTMAGQDANTLVQLPDEPNVRADLRPIAEGLEVTAQNVYGTAERDRGAVLDRLGRFMPVGFYYRGFFGPGAKSWLKFWEPMIRRSAGLGKVDLTAGHGHYIRENLHTDVLVVGAGPAGLSAAVKAAEAGARVLLVDLNPEIGGALTYARFGLDTAEADATLRALRDAAEKLGNLRVLTGATCNGWFADNWLPVLQGETLYRVRAKQVVVAAGSHEQPLVFRNNDLPGILLSSAAQRLMRHYAVRPGRRAVVFAGNGDGYLAAHDLLDAGVSLAAVLDPATDASDKTLARHLVERGVRIIQNVTVMEALGTGGNRHIRAIRFSTPEHGAELLECDHLVVAAGYTPSYQLPLHAGAKLGFDETSRQFVLSNLPEAFHVAGSAAGCFELNSVLRSGEIAGAAAARGAGHDADLPAIIPDASAAAMNHFQSLSAHAKGRDFVDFDEDLQVKDIRNAVSDGYSELELVKRYSTVGMGPSQGRHSALMTARIVAAETGRTVGEVGITTSRPPFGPEKLGLLAGPNHVPYRHTAIHAEHVASGAKLTPAGAWWRPLHYGGGGDVPKTISDEVRLVRDKVGMLDVSTLGKLAIRGPDAGAFLDRIYTMAHARQPVGRVRYCLMLNDMGSVIDDGVAYRMSETEFYVTATTGAVARVFTDMLFANTQWGMRVDIQNVTAAFAAINVTGPSARKVLEALGGDIDLSPEGFPYLNGRSGVIGGCPVRVMRIGFTGELSYELHVPQSFGAALWRKLLEVGAPHGLQPYGLEASRILRLEKGHIIIGQDTDALSTPDELGMGWALSKTKTRYVGKTAIEARARLGLKRKLCGFELPEGHGIRLAESCLVLRDGRPVGFVTSTCFSPTLGKWIGLAYADPRDAAPGSSLRIRGLCGKELQAKVVPTPFHDPENQRQEM
- a CDS encoding pyridoxal phosphate-dependent aminotransferase — encoded protein: MTIQSKFSGLGTDAAPGQESRQLSGGIDAILLGDAITGRPVDFSHGDVDAFTPTPGSFEVFSAGVEAGGRQAYTEYRGDLGIREELATRLAGFTGAPVDARDGLIITPGTQGALFLAVASTVSRGDKVAIVQPDYFANRKLVEFCEGEMMPVRMDYATAEGRSGLDLSQLEDAFRSGAKIFLFSNPNNPAGVVYSRAEIEAIAALASQYGATVIVDQLYSRLLYAGVDYTHLRAQKLDAENVVTIMGPSKTESLSGYRLGVAFGSREIIARMEKLQAIVSLRAGGYSQAVLRSWFDEPAGWMDQRIREHQAIRDDLLKVFRATSGIQVRTTEAGSYIFPALPRLAVAGGDFVRILRLQAGVIVTPGTEFSPFSESSVRLNFSQDHAAAVAACERLVTLVDRYRA